The Girardinichthys multiradiatus isolate DD_20200921_A chromosome Y, DD_fGirMul_XY1, whole genome shotgun sequence genome has a window encoding:
- the LOC124864678 gene encoding C-type mannose receptor 2-like isoform X1: MQSNEQHRNKIAAPTWTNGLLLFFYKCTLYLLIFSLGLKRSDTAPVEPDDFAFFLEGTNKCLGVLGNSLSLTPSCEEPYQRWKWVSRGRLFNLGASLCLGLNTGNVTYSFHDPPMAVYTCDREPPRVEWTWNCDEVLDKLNSLIQSQASWNGSAISTSAKWRLYGDEQDLCSKTYQEIYTIQGNSYGRPCYLPFMYEGKWFHDCTSTGREDGHLWCATTYNYDRDQLWGFCPVKGSSCETFWDTDPVTDRCYQFNFQATLSWSEARISCQQQGADLLSISKLHEQTYINGILNAYSSALWIGLNDLDLSGGWQWSDSSPVKYLNWDPDQPSHAEEENCVVVKSESLGRWQNRDCSDALPYACKKRPNATLDPFTTDSWADDHKYECDVGWQSFQAGCYKLSSEKSEWNAAQRACQKMDANLVSIHTLPELEFIIRSLKKDLDQLWIGLHDTDMQMDFQWTDHTPVIFTFWHPFEPNNFRNTQEDCVSMWGPDGRWDDSPCNLTLPFICKKQGTKSDGKPQNQECKQGWKWHSPACYWVGEYLSIFDEARKSCEAQESALVTITNRFEQAFANSLVFGRSGESFWIGLNDQVTHGSFRWLSGDEVSYTHWNRDQPANIHGGCVAMATGSATGLWEVKECASAKAKFICRQNQDTSLSPEPPAPQPTPSLSGACPNGWKSNSNLRYCYKVFHSSYLEQKQKWLDAHLFCREYGANLLSISSPDEEQFVLQVLHETFGESEEHEQHWFWIGLNRRNPMDNGSWKWSDGLPLTYRNFGRYYYNIRQCAAADLGTMTWLAMHCDSKLDWICKIPRGSVEMVPEVTEGPTSPEWITFQEAEYKFFDHRTTWEQAQRICSWFDSSLTSIHSAEEQVFLANTLSKMVKSGGDSWWLGLHTYENDGRFRWSDHSVLNYVSWGLGRPQAVSRDRKCIHMLASKGDWADQKCHSDLPYICKRVNVTGTIPPTPSTPHPPSGCTNGWSSFQHKVHLQCLKVFESPRVTWSAAKLKCESQRGMLALVSNHLDQAFITTLLKNVSTDLWVGLTSDSKGHFKWTKTALLSYTNWAPGEPIDNSGPHHNKTPGNCAVMIHGNPERKTGMWASRACEMENNGFICQKQPDRGLPPAPILIPASLSKPVELGGVTYRVVQKRLDWTGALYLCESLNGTLVVVKDPYQQAYLMLLINSLRQPAWISLYNYGGRSFTWLGDEEVKYSNWKDGEPNQMAGCGHMITTGEWTMTPCDAKLEAAICQISDEPVSHQWIYPGLCPHSIGEWAWVPFRNHCYAFNLQLLKLQQDALTSCKKMGAELLSILDEAENSFIWAHIQSYAEQAHGAWLGISVKERRLVWNEDTEMPFTNWEARNVAFSVLSINSCFWIQSNSGRWKPGSCRNLTHGVICKRPRSAETSSATLDVDHLPTLIVVIVTALVLVLLIATVIYLYRRRTAGSHGSFEGARYSRTNSGHGEQAEKNILVSDMELNEQPE; encoded by the exons ATGCAAAGCAACGAGCAACACCGAAACAAGATTGCTGCGCCAACATGGACGAATGggctacttttatttttttacaaatgcacTTTATATTTACTCATATTTAGTCTGGGACTGAAGAGGAGCGACACGg CACCGGTGGAGCCTGATgattttgctttcttccttgaGGGCACTAATAAGTGCCTCGGGGTGCTGGGTAACTCTCTGAGCCTGACGCCATCCTGTGAGGAACCCTACCAAAGATGGAAGTGGGTGTCTCGGGGCCGCCTGTTCAACCTGGGTGCCTCTTTGTGCCTGGGTTTGAACACGGGAAATGTCACATACAGTTTCCATGATCCTCCAATGGCAGTGTATACATGTGATCGAGAGCCCCCCAGAGTAGAGTGGACCTGGAACTGCGATGAGGTCCTGGATAAGCTCAACAGCCTCATTCAATCCCAAGCATCCTGGAACGGGTCAGCTATCTCAACCTCAGCCAAATGGAGATTGTATGGTGATGAGCAGGATCTCTGCTCTAAAACTTATCAAG AGATCTACACAATCCAGGGGAATTCTTATGGCCGACCCTGCTACCTTCCCTTCATGTATGAGGGCAAGTGGTTTCACGACTGCACAAGCACTGGGCGAGAAGATGGCCACCTTTGGTGCGCCACCACCTATAACTATGACAGAGACCAACTCTGGGGATTCTGTCCTGTGAAGG GCAGCAGCTGTGAGACATTCTGGGATACTGACCCTGTAACAGACAGATGTTATCAGTTTAACTTCCAAGCTACTCTGTCCTGGAGTGAGGCTCGGATCAGTTGCCAGCAGCAGGGAGCAGACCTGTTAAGCATCAGCAAGCTACATGAACAGACCTACATCAATG GTATTCTGAACGCTTACAGCTCTGCGTTATGGATCGGTCTCAATGACTTGGACCTCAGTGGAGGCTGGCAGTGGTCCGACTCCTCACCAGTCAAATATCTAAACTGGGATCCAG ACCAGCCGAGTCACGCAGAGGAGGAGAATTGCGTCGTGGTCAAATCTGAGTCATTGGGACGTTGGCAGAACCGAGATTGTTCTGATGCTCTGCCGTACGCCTGTAAGAAGAGGCCCAACGCCACACTGGATCCTTTCACTACAG ATTCATGGGCAGATGATCACAAATATGAGTGTGATGTGGGCTGGCAGTCCTTCCAGGCTGGATGCTACAAGCTCTCCTCAGAGAAGAGTGAGTGGAATGCAGCTCAGAGAGCATGCCAGAAGATGGATGCCAACTTGGTCAGCATCCATACTCTACCTGAGCTGGAGTTCATCATTCGCAGCCTTAAGAAAG aCCTCGACCAGTTGTGGATAGGGCTCCATGACACTGACATGCAAATGGACTTCCAGTGGACCGACCACACGCCCGTTATCTTCACCTTCTGGCACCCGTTTGAACCCAACAACTTCCGCAACACCCAGGAAGATTGCGTCTCAATGTGGGGCCCT GACGGCCGTTGGGACGACAGCCCCTGTAATCTGACTCTGCCCTTCATCTGCAAGAAACAAGGAACAAAGAGTGACGGGAAGCCACAAAACCAAGAGTGCAAACAG GGTTGGAAATGGCACAGTCCAGCTTGTTACTGGGTCGGAGAATACTTGTCCATTTTTGATGAGGCCAGAAAATCCTGTGAGGCACAGGAATCCGCCCTTGTTACTATTACAAACAG atTCGAGCAGGCATTCGCCAACAGCCTGGTGTTTGGCCGTTCTGGAGAGTCATTTTGGATCGGGCTCAATGACCAGGTTACTCACGGGTCTTTTCGCTGGCTGAGTGGAGATGAAGTGTCCTACACCCACTGGAATCGAGACCAGCCGG CGAACATCCACGGTGGCTGTGTTGCTATGGCAACAGGCTCCGCGACCGGTCTGTGGGAGGTGAAGGAGTGTGCCTCGGCAAAGGCGAAGTTCATCTGTCGCCAGAACCAGGACACATCTCTGAGCCCTGAACCTCCTGCCCCACAGCCCACCCCGAGCCTCAGCGGTGCTTGTCCCAATGGCTGGAAGAGCAACAGCAACCTGCGCTACTGTTACAAG GTCTTTCACTCCTCCTACTTGGAGCAGAAGCAGAAGTGGCTGGATGCTCACCTGTTCTGCCGGGAATACGGAGCCAACCTGCTGAGCATCAGCAGCCCTGATGAGGAGCAGTTTGTCCTTCAGGTCCTCCACGAGACATTTGG AGAGTCAGAGGAGCATGAGCAGCACTGGTTTTGGATCGGTCTGAACCGCAGGAATCCCATGGATAACGGCAGTTGGAAGTGGAGCGATGGACTGCCT CTAACATACCGGAACTTTGGCCGCTACTACTACAACATCCGGCAGTGTGCTGCAGCAGATTTGGGCACTATGACCTGGCTGGCCATGCACTGTGACTCCAAGTTAGACTGGATCTGCAAGATTCCCAGAG gaAGTGTGGAGATGGTACCAGAAGTAACAGAAG GGCCCACATCTCCAGAGTGGATCACCTTCCAGGAGGCAGAGTATAAGTTTTTTGACCATCGCACCACTTGGGAGCAGGCCCAGAGGATCTGCTCCTGGTTTGATTCTTCACTCACCTCGATCCACTCAGCTGAGGAGCAGGTTTTTCTGGCCAACACTTTAAGCAAG ATGGTAAAGTCAGGGGGGGACAGCTGGTGGCTCGGGCTTCACACCTATGAAAATGACGGGCGTTTTCGCTGGTCCGATCACTCTGTGCTCAATTACGTTTCATGGGGGCTCGGCAGGCCACAAGCGGTCAGCCGCGATCGCAAGTGTATCCACATGTTAGCGAGCAAAG GAGACTGGGCGGATCAGAAGTGTCACTCTGACCTGCCGTACATCTGTAAGAGGGTGAACGTGACAGGGACTATCCCTCCGACGCCATCAACTCCTCACCCACCTTCAGGCTGTACTAATGGGTGGTCATCTTTTCAGCATAAGGTGCATCTGCAG TGTTTGAAAGTATTTGAGTCACCTCGGGTCACATGGTCTGCAGCCAAGTTGAAATGTGAAAGCCAGCGAGGCATGCTGGCTCTGGTATCCAATCATTTAGATCAAG CTTTTATCACCACCCTGTTAAAGAACGTCAGCACTGACCTCTGGGTGGGTCTGACCTCAGACTCCAAGGGCCACTTCAAGTGGACCAAAACTGCCCTGCTCAGTTACACCAACTGGGCACCAGGAGAGCCAATCGACAACAGTGGACCACATCACAACAAGACACCG GGAAACTGTGCGGTGATGATTCACGGCAACCCGGAGAGGAAAACTGGGATGTGGGCCTCCCGAGCCTGTGAGATGGAGAACAATGGCTTCATCTGTCAAAAGCAGCCAG ATCGGGGCCTGCCTCCTGCTCCGATCCTCATTCCTGCCTCCCTGTCAAAGCCGGTGGAGCTAGGAGGAGTGACCTATCGGGTTGTGCAGAAGCGGCTTGACTGGACTGGTGCTCTGTACCTCTGTGAATCTTTGAACGGGACCCTTGTAGTAGTGAAGGATCCCTACCAGCAGGCCTATCTGATGCTGCTTATCAACAGCTTGCGCCAGCCAGCCTGGATTTCTCTCTATAACTATGGC GGACGAAGCTTTACGTGGCTAGGTGATGAAGAGGTGAAATACTCAAACTGGAAAGACGGAGAGCCCAATCAGATGGCTGGATGTGGTCACATGATCACTACAGGAGAGTGGACTATGACTCCCTGTGATGCTAAACTGGAGGCTGCTATATGTCAAATAAGTG ATGAGCCTGTGAGCCATCAGTGGATCTACCCTGGACTGTGCCCCCACTCTATTGGAGAGTGGGCCTGGGTCCCCTTCAGGAACCACTGCTATGCCTTTAACCTGCAGCTTCTTAAGCTGCAACAGGATGCACTCACATCCTGCAAAAAAA TGGGAGCAGAACTACTCTCCATCCTGGATGAGGCAGAGAACAGCTTTATATGGGCGCATATACAAAGTTATGCAGAACAGGCGCATGGAGCTTGGCTAGGCATCAGCGTAAAAG AGAGGCGCCTTGTGTGGAACGAAGACACAGAGATGCCGTTCACCAACTGGGAAGCACGCAATGTCGCATTCTCAGTGCTTTCGATCAATTCCTGCTTTTGGATCCAGAGCAACAGCGGTCGGTGGAAACCCGGCTCCTGCAGAAATCTTACGCATGGGGTGATCTGCAAACGGCCTCGCA gTGCTGAAACATCCTCCGCAACAT TGGATGTTGACCACCTGCCCACTCTGATTGTCGTCATTGTGACGGCTTTGGTGCTGGTTCTGCTGATAGCCACTGTCATCTACCTGTACCGGCGGCGAACTGCAGGGTCGCATGGTTCATTTGAGGGGGCTCGGTACAGCCGCACCAACTCGGGCCACGGCGAGCAGGCCGAGAAGAACATCTTGGTGTCCGACATGGAGCTGAACGAGCAGCCGGAGTAG
- the LOC124864678 gene encoding C-type mannose receptor 2-like isoform X2 gives MQSNEQHRNKIAAPTWTNGLLLFFYKCTLYLLIFSLGLKRSDTAPVEPDDFAFFLEGTNKCLGVLGNSLSLTPSCEEPYQRWKWVSRGRLFNLGASLCLGLNTGNVTYSFHDPPMAVYTCDREPPRVEWTWNCDEVLDKLNSLIQSQASWNGSAISTSAKWRLYGDEQDLCSKTYQEIYTIQGNSYGRPCYLPFMYEGKWFHDCTSTGREDGHLWCATTYNYDRDQLWGFCPVKGSSCETFWDTDPVTDRCYQFNFQATLSWSEARISCQQQGADLLSISKLHEQTYINGILNAYSSALWIGLNDLDLSGGWQWSDSSPVKYLNWDPDQPSHAEEENCVVVKSESLGRWQNRDCSDALPYACKKRPNATLDPFTTDSWADDHKYECDVGWQSFQAGCYKLSSEKSEWNAAQRACQKMDANLVSIHTLPELEFIIRSLKKDLDQLWIGLHDTDMQMDFQWTDHTPVIFTFWHPFEPNNFRNTQEDCVSMWGPDGRWDDSPCNLTLPFICKKQGTKSDGKPQNQECKQGWKWHSPACYWVGEYLSIFDEARKSCEAQESALVTITNRFEQAFANSLVFGRSGESFWIGLNDQVTHGSFRWLSGDEVSYTHWNRDQPANIHGGCVAMATGSATGLWEVKECASAKAKFICRQNQDTSLSPEPPAPQPTPSLSGACPNGWKSNSNLRYCYKVFHSSYLEQKQKWLDAHLFCREYGANLLSISSPDEEQFVLQVLHETFGESEEHEQHWFWIGLNRRNPMDNGSWKWSDGLPLTYRNFGRYYYNIRQCAAADLGTMTWLAMHCDSKLDWICKIPRGSVEMVPEVTEGPTSPEWITFQEAEYKFFDHRTTWEQAQRICSWFDSSLTSIHSAEEQVFLANTLSKMVKSGGDSWWLGLHTYENDGRFRWSDHSVLNYVSWGLGRPQAVSRDRKCIHMLASKGDWADQKCHSDLPYICKRVNVTGTIPPTPSTPHPPSGCTNGWSSFQHKCLKVFESPRVTWSAAKLKCESQRGMLALVSNHLDQAFITTLLKNVSTDLWVGLTSDSKGHFKWTKTALLSYTNWAPGEPIDNSGPHHNKTPGNCAVMIHGNPERKTGMWASRACEMENNGFICQKQPDRGLPPAPILIPASLSKPVELGGVTYRVVQKRLDWTGALYLCESLNGTLVVVKDPYQQAYLMLLINSLRQPAWISLYNYGGRSFTWLGDEEVKYSNWKDGEPNQMAGCGHMITTGEWTMTPCDAKLEAAICQISDEPVSHQWIYPGLCPHSIGEWAWVPFRNHCYAFNLQLLKLQQDALTSCKKMGAELLSILDEAENSFIWAHIQSYAEQAHGAWLGISVKERRLVWNEDTEMPFTNWEARNVAFSVLSINSCFWIQSNSGRWKPGSCRNLTHGVICKRPRSAETSSATLDVDHLPTLIVVIVTALVLVLLIATVIYLYRRRTAGSHGSFEGARYSRTNSGHGEQAEKNILVSDMELNEQPE, from the exons ATGCAAAGCAACGAGCAACACCGAAACAAGATTGCTGCGCCAACATGGACGAATGggctacttttatttttttacaaatgcacTTTATATTTACTCATATTTAGTCTGGGACTGAAGAGGAGCGACACGg CACCGGTGGAGCCTGATgattttgctttcttccttgaGGGCACTAATAAGTGCCTCGGGGTGCTGGGTAACTCTCTGAGCCTGACGCCATCCTGTGAGGAACCCTACCAAAGATGGAAGTGGGTGTCTCGGGGCCGCCTGTTCAACCTGGGTGCCTCTTTGTGCCTGGGTTTGAACACGGGAAATGTCACATACAGTTTCCATGATCCTCCAATGGCAGTGTATACATGTGATCGAGAGCCCCCCAGAGTAGAGTGGACCTGGAACTGCGATGAGGTCCTGGATAAGCTCAACAGCCTCATTCAATCCCAAGCATCCTGGAACGGGTCAGCTATCTCAACCTCAGCCAAATGGAGATTGTATGGTGATGAGCAGGATCTCTGCTCTAAAACTTATCAAG AGATCTACACAATCCAGGGGAATTCTTATGGCCGACCCTGCTACCTTCCCTTCATGTATGAGGGCAAGTGGTTTCACGACTGCACAAGCACTGGGCGAGAAGATGGCCACCTTTGGTGCGCCACCACCTATAACTATGACAGAGACCAACTCTGGGGATTCTGTCCTGTGAAGG GCAGCAGCTGTGAGACATTCTGGGATACTGACCCTGTAACAGACAGATGTTATCAGTTTAACTTCCAAGCTACTCTGTCCTGGAGTGAGGCTCGGATCAGTTGCCAGCAGCAGGGAGCAGACCTGTTAAGCATCAGCAAGCTACATGAACAGACCTACATCAATG GTATTCTGAACGCTTACAGCTCTGCGTTATGGATCGGTCTCAATGACTTGGACCTCAGTGGAGGCTGGCAGTGGTCCGACTCCTCACCAGTCAAATATCTAAACTGGGATCCAG ACCAGCCGAGTCACGCAGAGGAGGAGAATTGCGTCGTGGTCAAATCTGAGTCATTGGGACGTTGGCAGAACCGAGATTGTTCTGATGCTCTGCCGTACGCCTGTAAGAAGAGGCCCAACGCCACACTGGATCCTTTCACTACAG ATTCATGGGCAGATGATCACAAATATGAGTGTGATGTGGGCTGGCAGTCCTTCCAGGCTGGATGCTACAAGCTCTCCTCAGAGAAGAGTGAGTGGAATGCAGCTCAGAGAGCATGCCAGAAGATGGATGCCAACTTGGTCAGCATCCATACTCTACCTGAGCTGGAGTTCATCATTCGCAGCCTTAAGAAAG aCCTCGACCAGTTGTGGATAGGGCTCCATGACACTGACATGCAAATGGACTTCCAGTGGACCGACCACACGCCCGTTATCTTCACCTTCTGGCACCCGTTTGAACCCAACAACTTCCGCAACACCCAGGAAGATTGCGTCTCAATGTGGGGCCCT GACGGCCGTTGGGACGACAGCCCCTGTAATCTGACTCTGCCCTTCATCTGCAAGAAACAAGGAACAAAGAGTGACGGGAAGCCACAAAACCAAGAGTGCAAACAG GGTTGGAAATGGCACAGTCCAGCTTGTTACTGGGTCGGAGAATACTTGTCCATTTTTGATGAGGCCAGAAAATCCTGTGAGGCACAGGAATCCGCCCTTGTTACTATTACAAACAG atTCGAGCAGGCATTCGCCAACAGCCTGGTGTTTGGCCGTTCTGGAGAGTCATTTTGGATCGGGCTCAATGACCAGGTTACTCACGGGTCTTTTCGCTGGCTGAGTGGAGATGAAGTGTCCTACACCCACTGGAATCGAGACCAGCCGG CGAACATCCACGGTGGCTGTGTTGCTATGGCAACAGGCTCCGCGACCGGTCTGTGGGAGGTGAAGGAGTGTGCCTCGGCAAAGGCGAAGTTCATCTGTCGCCAGAACCAGGACACATCTCTGAGCCCTGAACCTCCTGCCCCACAGCCCACCCCGAGCCTCAGCGGTGCTTGTCCCAATGGCTGGAAGAGCAACAGCAACCTGCGCTACTGTTACAAG GTCTTTCACTCCTCCTACTTGGAGCAGAAGCAGAAGTGGCTGGATGCTCACCTGTTCTGCCGGGAATACGGAGCCAACCTGCTGAGCATCAGCAGCCCTGATGAGGAGCAGTTTGTCCTTCAGGTCCTCCACGAGACATTTGG AGAGTCAGAGGAGCATGAGCAGCACTGGTTTTGGATCGGTCTGAACCGCAGGAATCCCATGGATAACGGCAGTTGGAAGTGGAGCGATGGACTGCCT CTAACATACCGGAACTTTGGCCGCTACTACTACAACATCCGGCAGTGTGCTGCAGCAGATTTGGGCACTATGACCTGGCTGGCCATGCACTGTGACTCCAAGTTAGACTGGATCTGCAAGATTCCCAGAG gaAGTGTGGAGATGGTACCAGAAGTAACAGAAG GGCCCACATCTCCAGAGTGGATCACCTTCCAGGAGGCAGAGTATAAGTTTTTTGACCATCGCACCACTTGGGAGCAGGCCCAGAGGATCTGCTCCTGGTTTGATTCTTCACTCACCTCGATCCACTCAGCTGAGGAGCAGGTTTTTCTGGCCAACACTTTAAGCAAG ATGGTAAAGTCAGGGGGGGACAGCTGGTGGCTCGGGCTTCACACCTATGAAAATGACGGGCGTTTTCGCTGGTCCGATCACTCTGTGCTCAATTACGTTTCATGGGGGCTCGGCAGGCCACAAGCGGTCAGCCGCGATCGCAAGTGTATCCACATGTTAGCGAGCAAAG GAGACTGGGCGGATCAGAAGTGTCACTCTGACCTGCCGTACATCTGTAAGAGGGTGAACGTGACAGGGACTATCCCTCCGACGCCATCAACTCCTCACCCACCTTCAGGCTGTACTAATGGGTGGTCATCTTTTCAGCATAAG TGTTTGAAAGTATTTGAGTCACCTCGGGTCACATGGTCTGCAGCCAAGTTGAAATGTGAAAGCCAGCGAGGCATGCTGGCTCTGGTATCCAATCATTTAGATCAAG CTTTTATCACCACCCTGTTAAAGAACGTCAGCACTGACCTCTGGGTGGGTCTGACCTCAGACTCCAAGGGCCACTTCAAGTGGACCAAAACTGCCCTGCTCAGTTACACCAACTGGGCACCAGGAGAGCCAATCGACAACAGTGGACCACATCACAACAAGACACCG GGAAACTGTGCGGTGATGATTCACGGCAACCCGGAGAGGAAAACTGGGATGTGGGCCTCCCGAGCCTGTGAGATGGAGAACAATGGCTTCATCTGTCAAAAGCAGCCAG ATCGGGGCCTGCCTCCTGCTCCGATCCTCATTCCTGCCTCCCTGTCAAAGCCGGTGGAGCTAGGAGGAGTGACCTATCGGGTTGTGCAGAAGCGGCTTGACTGGACTGGTGCTCTGTACCTCTGTGAATCTTTGAACGGGACCCTTGTAGTAGTGAAGGATCCCTACCAGCAGGCCTATCTGATGCTGCTTATCAACAGCTTGCGCCAGCCAGCCTGGATTTCTCTCTATAACTATGGC GGACGAAGCTTTACGTGGCTAGGTGATGAAGAGGTGAAATACTCAAACTGGAAAGACGGAGAGCCCAATCAGATGGCTGGATGTGGTCACATGATCACTACAGGAGAGTGGACTATGACTCCCTGTGATGCTAAACTGGAGGCTGCTATATGTCAAATAAGTG ATGAGCCTGTGAGCCATCAGTGGATCTACCCTGGACTGTGCCCCCACTCTATTGGAGAGTGGGCCTGGGTCCCCTTCAGGAACCACTGCTATGCCTTTAACCTGCAGCTTCTTAAGCTGCAACAGGATGCACTCACATCCTGCAAAAAAA TGGGAGCAGAACTACTCTCCATCCTGGATGAGGCAGAGAACAGCTTTATATGGGCGCATATACAAAGTTATGCAGAACAGGCGCATGGAGCTTGGCTAGGCATCAGCGTAAAAG AGAGGCGCCTTGTGTGGAACGAAGACACAGAGATGCCGTTCACCAACTGGGAAGCACGCAATGTCGCATTCTCAGTGCTTTCGATCAATTCCTGCTTTTGGATCCAGAGCAACAGCGGTCGGTGGAAACCCGGCTCCTGCAGAAATCTTACGCATGGGGTGATCTGCAAACGGCCTCGCA gTGCTGAAACATCCTCCGCAACAT TGGATGTTGACCACCTGCCCACTCTGATTGTCGTCATTGTGACGGCTTTGGTGCTGGTTCTGCTGATAGCCACTGTCATCTACCTGTACCGGCGGCGAACTGCAGGGTCGCATGGTTCATTTGAGGGGGCTCGGTACAGCCGCACCAACTCGGGCCACGGCGAGCAGGCCGAGAAGAACATCTTGGTGTCCGACATGGAGCTGAACGAGCAGCCGGAGTAG